A single genomic interval of Scatophagus argus isolate fScaArg1 chromosome 22, fScaArg1.pri, whole genome shotgun sequence harbors:
- the LOC124053708 gene encoding bestrophin-3-like isoform X2 — MFLISSCVQGKDEYGRLLRRTLVRYVNLTSLLIFRSISTAVCKRFPTIDHVVEAGFMTPEERKVFEDIRSPHLKYWIPVVWFSNLASKARQEGRIQDSIDLQNILNEMNLFRTWCATLFGYDWVGIPLVYTQVVTLAVYTFFFACLIGRQFLDPDQGYHGHDLDIYVPVFTLLQFFFYSGWLKVAEQLINPFGEDDDDFEANWIIDRNLQVSLLAVDEMHMNLPHMTKDMYWNDCEARPPYTLAAADYCIPSFLGSTTDMGLSDILQFDDTDVIDSHRRQQDSILPSRQESVLGRVRRLLSVQEPPDLRPPRPIFKRHSSDATGSFFPDFRIHPGPEDLSRPSSLAMPPLDTLSTLREVSSNPPSPESSPSAVFPQLIVSPPLSGDICYNLDSSGNGEAAKPQNGLDPSPIEETQGSDTPRTGSTVCCSPTQLGPKAFRWTTLNGQNHQPTRPRGRQFSLQFSRQSSKGSVRSLPSPKALGRRRRGLARFQSRRSPGPPTDTLQLPDPEYNHDFQGMSGAEDENREGTNSSQEIKNPNSQSQSSDKREPFTDT; from the exons ATGTTCCTCATCTCCAG CTGTGTTCAGGGTAAAGATGAATATGGCCGCCTGCTGCGCCGAACGCTCGTACGTTACGTTAACCTGACGTCACTGCTCATCTTCCGCTCCATCAGCACTGCTGTCTGCAAACGCTTCCCGACCATTGACCACGTGGTCGAGGCAG GTTTCATGACtccagaggagaggaaggtgtTTGAGGACATCCGTTCTCCTCATCTGAAGTACTGGATCCCTGTTGTCTGGTTCTCCAACTTAGCGTCTAAAGCACGACAGGAAGGACGCATCCAAGACAGCATTGACCTGCAGAATATTCTCAAT GAGATGAATCTGTTCAGGACTTGGTGTGCAACCCTTTTTGGCTACGACTGGGTCGGCATCCCACTGGTTTATACACAG GTCGTCACTCTTGCAGTCTACACCTTTTTCTTCGCTTGTCTGATTGGTCGTCAGTTCCTCGACCCCGACCAGGGTTACCATGGCCACGACCTTGACATCTACGTCCCCGTCTTCACTCTGCTGCAGTTCTTCTTCTACTCTGGCTGGCTGAAG GTGGCGGAGCAGCTGATCAACCCGTTCGGAGAGGACGATGATGACTTTGAAGCTAACTGGATCATCGACAGGAACCTTCAG GTGTCTCTGCTGGCCGTAGATGAGATGCATATGAACTTGCCTCACATGACCAAAGACATGTACTGGAATGACTGTGAGGCACGTCCACCCTACACACTAGCAGCTGCCGACTACTGCATCCCTTCGTTCCTTGGCTCCACCACCGACATGGG ACTCTCTGATATCCTGCAGTTTGATGACACTGATGTTATTGACAGTCATCGACGGCAACAGGACTCGATTTTGCCTTCGCGCCAAGAGTCG GTTCTGGGTCGAGTCCGTCGGCTGCTGAGCGTTCAAGAGCCTCCTGACCTCCGACCTCCTCGACCCATATTCAAACGACATAGCAGTGATGCAACAGGAAGCTTCTTTCCAGACTTCAG GATCCATCCAGGTCCAGAGGACCTGAGTCGACCCTCCTCCTTGGCCATGCCTCCCCTTGACACCCTGTCCACCTTAAGAGAGGTCAGCAGCAACCCTCCATCCCCTGAAAGCTCACCCTCTGCTGTTTTCCCTCAGCTCATTGTCAGCCCGCCATTGTCTGGTGACATCTGTTACAACTTGGATTCTTCTGGCAATGGTGAAGCAGCAAAACCTCAAAATGGACTGGATCCCTCTCCCATTGAGGAGACTCAGGGCTCTGACACTCCAAG gacCGGCTCCACAGTCTGTTGTTCCCCCACCCAGCTAGGACCCAAGGCATTTCGCTGGACAACACTAAATGGTCAGAATCACCAACCGACCCGACCAAGAGGGCGCCAGTTCTCCCTTCAATTCTCCAGGCAGTCATCCAAAGGGTCAGTCCGCAGCCTGCCAAGCCCCAAGGCTCTGGGAAGGCGGAGACGAGGCCTGGCTCGATTCCAGTCCAGACGATCACCTGGTCCTCCCACTGACACTCTGCAGCTCCCTGACCCTGAGTACAACCATGACTTCCAGGGAATGTCAGGGGCTGAGGATGAGAATAGAGAGGGAACCAACAGCAGCCAAGAGATCAAAAACCCAAACTCCCAGTCACAGAGCTCGGATAAACGAGAGCCATTCACAGATACATAA
- the LOC124053708 gene encoding bestrophin-3-like isoform X1, with amino-acid sequence MTVTYSSKVANATFFSFHRLLLRWRGSIYKLLYREFILFVVLYTGLSVVYRLVLSEEQKRLFEKLSMYCDKYAEQIPVTFVLGFYVTLVVNRWWNQFVNLPWLDRLMFLISSCVQGKDEYGRLLRRTLVRYVNLTSLLIFRSISTAVCKRFPTIDHVVEAGFMTPEERKVFEDIRSPHLKYWIPVVWFSNLASKARQEGRIQDSIDLQNILNEMNLFRTWCATLFGYDWVGIPLVYTQVVTLAVYTFFFACLIGRQFLDPDQGYHGHDLDIYVPVFTLLQFFFYSGWLKVAEQLINPFGEDDDDFEANWIIDRNLQVSLLAVDEMHMNLPHMTKDMYWNDCEARPPYTLAAADYCIPSFLGSTTDMGLSDILQFDDTDVIDSHRRQQDSILPSRQESVLGRVRRLLSVQEPPDLRPPRPIFKRHSSDATGSFFPDFRIHPGPEDLSRPSSLAMPPLDTLSTLREVSSNPPSPESSPSAVFPQLIVSPPLSGDICYNLDSSGNGEAAKPQNGLDPSPIEETQGSDTPRTGSTVCCSPTQLGPKAFRWTTLNGQNHQPTRPRGRQFSLQFSRQSSKGSVRSLPSPKALGRRRRGLARFQSRRSPGPPTDTLQLPDPEYNHDFQGMSGAEDENREGTNSSQEIKNPNSQSQSSDKREPFTDT; translated from the exons ATGACTGTCACATATTCTAGCAAAGTAGCGAATGCCACCTTCTTCAGTTTCCACCGGCTGCTGCTGCGCTGGAGGGGCAGCATCTACAAACTGCTGTACAGAGAGTTCATCCTGTTTGTTGTGCTCTACACCGGACTGAGCGTCGTGTACAG GCTCGTCCTCTCCGAAGAGCAGAAGCGGTTGTTCGAGAAACTTTCCATGTACTGCGATAAATACGCAGAGCAGATTCCCGTCACCTTCGTTCTGG GATTTTACGTGACTCTGGTGGTGAATCGATGGTGGAATCAGTTTGTTAACCTGCCCTGGCTTGACCGACTTATGTTCCTCATCTCCAG CTGTGTTCAGGGTAAAGATGAATATGGCCGCCTGCTGCGCCGAACGCTCGTACGTTACGTTAACCTGACGTCACTGCTCATCTTCCGCTCCATCAGCACTGCTGTCTGCAAACGCTTCCCGACCATTGACCACGTGGTCGAGGCAG GTTTCATGACtccagaggagaggaaggtgtTTGAGGACATCCGTTCTCCTCATCTGAAGTACTGGATCCCTGTTGTCTGGTTCTCCAACTTAGCGTCTAAAGCACGACAGGAAGGACGCATCCAAGACAGCATTGACCTGCAGAATATTCTCAAT GAGATGAATCTGTTCAGGACTTGGTGTGCAACCCTTTTTGGCTACGACTGGGTCGGCATCCCACTGGTTTATACACAG GTCGTCACTCTTGCAGTCTACACCTTTTTCTTCGCTTGTCTGATTGGTCGTCAGTTCCTCGACCCCGACCAGGGTTACCATGGCCACGACCTTGACATCTACGTCCCCGTCTTCACTCTGCTGCAGTTCTTCTTCTACTCTGGCTGGCTGAAG GTGGCGGAGCAGCTGATCAACCCGTTCGGAGAGGACGATGATGACTTTGAAGCTAACTGGATCATCGACAGGAACCTTCAG GTGTCTCTGCTGGCCGTAGATGAGATGCATATGAACTTGCCTCACATGACCAAAGACATGTACTGGAATGACTGTGAGGCACGTCCACCCTACACACTAGCAGCTGCCGACTACTGCATCCCTTCGTTCCTTGGCTCCACCACCGACATGGG ACTCTCTGATATCCTGCAGTTTGATGACACTGATGTTATTGACAGTCATCGACGGCAACAGGACTCGATTTTGCCTTCGCGCCAAGAGTCG GTTCTGGGTCGAGTCCGTCGGCTGCTGAGCGTTCAAGAGCCTCCTGACCTCCGACCTCCTCGACCCATATTCAAACGACATAGCAGTGATGCAACAGGAAGCTTCTTTCCAGACTTCAG GATCCATCCAGGTCCAGAGGACCTGAGTCGACCCTCCTCCTTGGCCATGCCTCCCCTTGACACCCTGTCCACCTTAAGAGAGGTCAGCAGCAACCCTCCATCCCCTGAAAGCTCACCCTCTGCTGTTTTCCCTCAGCTCATTGTCAGCCCGCCATTGTCTGGTGACATCTGTTACAACTTGGATTCTTCTGGCAATGGTGAAGCAGCAAAACCTCAAAATGGACTGGATCCCTCTCCCATTGAGGAGACTCAGGGCTCTGACACTCCAAG gacCGGCTCCACAGTCTGTTGTTCCCCCACCCAGCTAGGACCCAAGGCATTTCGCTGGACAACACTAAATGGTCAGAATCACCAACCGACCCGACCAAGAGGGCGCCAGTTCTCCCTTCAATTCTCCAGGCAGTCATCCAAAGGGTCAGTCCGCAGCCTGCCAAGCCCCAAGGCTCTGGGAAGGCGGAGACGAGGCCTGGCTCGATTCCAGTCCAGACGATCACCTGGTCCTCCCACTGACACTCTGCAGCTCCCTGACCCTGAGTACAACCATGACTTCCAGGGAATGTCAGGGGCTGAGGATGAGAATAGAGAGGGAACCAACAGCAGCCAAGAGATCAAAAACCCAAACTCCCAGTCACAGAGCTCGGATAAACGAGAGCCATTCACAGATACATAA